A genomic region of Neosynechococcus sphagnicola sy1 contains the following coding sequences:
- a CDS encoding pentapeptide repeat-containing protein, translating into MNTKELLSRYAAGQRDFRNLNLMAANLRNLNLSGANLSGANLTKANLTKTNLSHANLTDAVLTGANFTETNLTKANLTNATLSDVNLSHAYLRGTILIGNHPSLPTLESA; encoded by the coding sequence ATGAATACCAAAGAACTCTTAAGTCGTTATGCTGCCGGACAAAGAGATTTTCGAAATCTGAACCTGATGGCTGCCAACTTGAGAAATCTAAATCTAAGTGGTGCCAACTTGAGTGGTGCCAACTTAACGAAGGCGAATCTCACCAAAACGAATCTGAGTCATGCAAATCTCACTGATGCCGTTTTAACCGGAGCGAACTTCACTGAGACTAACTTAACGAAGGCAAATCTCACCAATGCCACCCTAAGCGATGTGAACCTCAGCCATGCTTATTTACGGGGCACTATCTTGATTGGCAATCACCCTAGCCTCCCCACATTGGAATCCGCCTAG